Proteins from a single region of Runella sp. SP2:
- a CDS encoding T9SS type A sorting domain-containing protein encodes MRLFKRTGVLLFLGVIAWMNTWAQTPTITTTDVSGAAACAGATLSVAFTPTNVPTPAKRTYTVQLSGTGGTFTSPTALASGATSPIVVTLPATALGGEYRLRVVSDTTGITSVPTSIFTMLRRPTATLSGDTTITLGGTATLTVAFTGNGPWTYTFTNTNTGTTLTNPLKGIVQPTVSTTYALQSVSNVCGAGTVAGSARVRVLPTITSTFAATSVCAGATATVSFVTTGTFESTSAVTYTAQVSDSTGSFTDPVAIGTGTASPLQVTFPASLLAGKNYKVRVIASASASSVSSGVFAVQALPTATLSGSTTIGVGESAKLTLDFTGEGPWTYVLSNDQTATVNTTPAQVTVSPTTTTTYSVKLVRNACGTAPTSTSTVQVKVNPRVSAADVALGSVCVGSVISLPFVVTGTFEGAVTYTVQLSDATGSFTAPRALATGTSSPISTTIPANVAAGAAYRLRVVASVTSTSVNSASFIIKVRPTAVLSGAASVNFGESATLPVTLTGDGPWSLALSDGTTATSDVTPAQVTVKPTQTTVYQLTSVRNSCGEGTVSGIASVTVIPRVITENITSGICSGKEFEVKFSLGGGTLPANTVFQAQLSDSLGSFTNAVNIGTGSRSPILANIPVIPNANGYRIRVVVVGSTTITAQPTSPFLLGRRPTAALSGGVATPLKPGDELLLVIQFTGDAPWTYTMSDNTTGTTNETPVLVTVKPTLPTTYTLSSVSNSCGTGTVSGSVTANVVITGMEEEREKIIVGPNPLTDRLRLTIGIPTATEWQIIDVQGRVYQSRQWAAGEYRDEINTQALPNGLYFLRIKVSDKWLERKLLKQ; translated from the coding sequence ATGAGATTGTTTAAACGGACTGGGGTTTTATTGTTTTTAGGCGTAATCGCTTGGATGAACACGTGGGCACAAACCCCGACGATTACCACAACGGACGTCAGCGGGGCAGCAGCCTGTGCTGGGGCAACTTTGTCGGTGGCGTTTACACCAACCAATGTCCCCACACCAGCCAAACGTACTTACACGGTACAATTATCAGGAACGGGAGGGACGTTTACGAGTCCCACGGCGTTGGCATCGGGAGCAACTAGCCCGATTGTAGTTACCTTACCCGCAACAGCTCTTGGTGGGGAGTACCGCTTGCGCGTTGTTTCGGATACGACGGGCATCACGTCGGTGCCAACTTCTATTTTTACCATGCTCAGACGCCCCACTGCCACGCTTTCGGGCGATACCACGATTACGTTGGGTGGCACGGCGACTTTGACGGTCGCTTTTACAGGAAATGGCCCTTGGACTTATACATTTACCAATACCAACACAGGCACCACGCTCACAAATCCGCTCAAAGGCATTGTGCAACCTACTGTGAGTACTACCTATGCCCTTCAGTCGGTTAGCAATGTGTGTGGTGCGGGTACCGTTGCGGGCAGTGCGCGAGTACGTGTTTTACCCACTATCACTTCTACGTTTGCAGCTACTTCCGTTTGCGCAGGTGCAACGGCCACGGTGTCGTTTGTCACCACGGGCACGTTTGAATCAACGTCTGCTGTAACCTACACGGCACAGGTATCAGACTCGACGGGAAGTTTTACCGATCCCGTTGCGATTGGAACGGGCACCGCCAGCCCATTGCAAGTTACTTTTCCAGCTTCGTTGTTAGCAGGCAAAAACTACAAAGTACGCGTTATTGCTAGTGCCTCTGCCTCTTCGGTGAGTAGTGGCGTGTTTGCGGTACAAGCCTTACCGACGGCTACCTTGAGTGGCAGTACAACGATTGGGGTAGGAGAAAGCGCAAAACTCACGTTGGACTTTACTGGAGAAGGCCCTTGGACGTACGTTCTATCTAATGACCAGACGGCTACAGTGAATACGACTCCTGCCCAAGTGACGGTCAGCCCTACGACAACGACAACCTATTCTGTTAAATTAGTTCGTAATGCGTGCGGAACGGCCCCCACGTCCACAAGTACTGTTCAGGTCAAAGTCAATCCTCGGGTGAGTGCAGCCGACGTGGCCTTGGGTTCGGTTTGCGTCGGAAGTGTCATAAGTTTGCCTTTTGTGGTAACGGGAACTTTTGAAGGCGCAGTTACTTATACCGTTCAGCTCTCAGATGCAACTGGTTCGTTTACAGCACCTCGTGCGCTTGCAACGGGAACGAGTAGCCCAATTTCAACGACGATTCCTGCCAACGTTGCGGCGGGGGCGGCGTATCGTTTACGGGTAGTTGCCAGTGTGACCTCAACATCGGTCAATAGCGCTTCTTTCATAATAAAAGTTAGACCAACGGCGGTATTGTCGGGCGCTGCTTCGGTCAATTTTGGTGAATCAGCTACCTTGCCTGTGACATTAACGGGCGATGGCCCTTGGTCGCTTGCATTGTCAGACGGAACCACTGCAACTTCGGACGTAACTCCTGCGCAAGTAACTGTAAAACCCACTCAAACGACGGTTTATCAACTAACTTCGGTGCGAAATTCGTGCGGTGAAGGTACTGTTTCGGGGATTGCGTCGGTGACGGTCATTCCGCGCGTAATCACTGAAAACATTACCTCGGGTATTTGTAGTGGAAAAGAGTTTGAGGTTAAATTTTCTCTTGGCGGCGGAACTCTCCCTGCCAATACCGTATTTCAGGCGCAGTTGTCGGACAGTTTAGGAAGTTTTACCAATGCGGTTAATATCGGGACGGGAAGTCGTAGTCCTATTTTAGCCAATATCCCCGTGATTCCGAACGCCAACGGTTACCGTATTCGGGTCGTAGTGGTAGGAAGCACAACGATTACGGCGCAACCGACATCGCCCTTTTTGCTAGGACGCCGCCCTACGGCCGCACTGAGTGGAGGTGTAGCGACACCGCTCAAGCCTGGGGATGAATTATTGCTGGTAATTCAGTTTACTGGCGATGCCCCTTGGACCTACACAATGTCGGATAATACGACAGGGACAACCAACGAAACTCCCGTTTTGGTCACTGTCAAACCCACTTTACCAACGACTTATACCCTCAGTTCGGTGAGTAACTCGTGCGGAACGGGCACGGTATCGGGCAGTGTGACAGCCAATGTGGTGATTACGGGGATGGAGGAAGAACGAGAAAAAATCATTGTAGGGCCTAATCCATTGACCGACCGACTACGGCTAACCATTGGCATTCCTACGGCGACCGAATGGCAGATAATAGATGTACAAGGGCGCGTGTACCAAAGCCGTCAGTGGGCTGCAGGCGAATACCGAGACGAAATCAATACCCAAGCTTTGCCAAATGGATTGTATTTTCTTCGAATAAAAGTAAGTGATAAATGGCTTGAACGTAAGCTGTTGAAGCAATAG
- a CDS encoding DUF4301 family protein has protein sequence MFTEKDLAQIEKQGISLETIQQQISHFETGFPFLKVLKAATVGDGIVRVSEEESAALVDEFDAQAKNVSLLKFVPASGAATRMFKSLFAFKDDGKSDKSIPEFSERIRDFAFFEDLKAAMANDGVDIETAIGDGDYQQIADYILSGKGLDYGNLPKGLLKFHNYEEGARTPVEEHLVEGANYANANGQVRLHFTVSPEHRSRFEALIEAVKPAFEEKYNVTYEVSFSEQKPSTDTISVNMDNTPFRNADGSLLFRPAGHGALLANLDDQDGDVVFIKNIDNVVPDSLKDTTFTYKKVLGALLLKYRQQIFDFLARIEAGENSDSLISELSEFYETTMFTQPTKDFWTLSNTEKLAYFAMKLDRPVRLCGMVKNVGEPGGGPFWAANPDGTTSLQVVESAQIDMDDAAQKALFDTATHFNPVDLVCSLRGYKGKKFELMSYRDSNTGFITQKSKDGKDLKAQELPGLWNGSMSDWNTVFVEVPLITFNPVKTVNDLLRKEHQA, from the coding sequence ATGTTTACTGAAAAAGACCTCGCCCAAATCGAAAAGCAGGGCATTTCGCTTGAAACCATCCAACAGCAGATTTCTCATTTTGAAACGGGCTTCCCTTTTTTAAAAGTTCTCAAGGCCGCTACCGTAGGTGATGGCATTGTGCGCGTGAGCGAAGAAGAAAGTGCCGCACTTGTCGATGAATTTGATGCACAAGCCAAAAACGTTTCGTTGTTGAAGTTTGTCCCAGCTTCGGGCGCTGCCACGCGGATGTTCAAGTCGCTTTTTGCTTTCAAAGACGACGGAAAAAGTGACAAGTCCATTCCAGAATTTAGCGAGCGAATTCGCGATTTTGCTTTCTTTGAAGACCTAAAAGCCGCCATGGCCAACGACGGTGTTGACATTGAAACGGCCATTGGCGACGGCGACTACCAACAAATTGCCGATTATATCTTGAGTGGCAAAGGGCTAGATTACGGCAACCTTCCTAAAGGTTTGTTAAAATTCCACAACTACGAAGAAGGGGCACGTACGCCCGTAGAAGAGCATTTAGTAGAAGGCGCCAACTACGCCAACGCCAACGGACAAGTACGCCTGCATTTCACCGTTTCGCCTGAACACCGCAGCCGCTTTGAAGCCCTGATTGAGGCCGTAAAACCTGCTTTTGAAGAGAAATACAACGTTACTTACGAAGTGAGTTTTTCAGAACAAAAACCCTCTACCGATACCATTTCGGTGAACATGGACAACACACCTTTCCGCAACGCCGACGGTAGCTTGTTGTTCCGTCCTGCGGGACACGGGGCGCTTTTGGCCAACCTCGATGACCAAGACGGTGATGTGGTATTCATCAAAAACATCGACAATGTCGTACCCGATAGCCTCAAAGACACCACTTTTACGTACAAAAAAGTCCTCGGGGCGTTGTTGTTGAAATATCGCCAGCAAATTTTTGATTTCTTAGCCCGCATCGAAGCAGGCGAAAACAGCGATAGCCTAATCAGCGAACTGTCAGAGTTTTACGAAACGACGATGTTTACGCAGCCTACCAAGGATTTCTGGACGCTTTCAAACACCGAAAAACTCGCCTATTTTGCCATGAAGCTCGACCGCCCTGTGCGTTTGTGCGGAATGGTGAAAAACGTCGGCGAGCCTGGTGGCGGGCCTTTCTGGGCGGCGAATCCCGACGGCACGACCTCGCTCCAAGTGGTAGAGTCGGCGCAAATTGACATGGACGATGCTGCACAAAAAGCGCTTTTCGATACCGCAACGCACTTCAACCCCGTTGATTTGGTGTGCTCTCTCCGTGGTTATAAAGGCAAGAAATTTGAATTGATGAGTTATCGCGACTCCAATACGGGCTTTATTACCCAAAAATCAAAAGACGGCAAAGACCTTAAAGCCCAAGAACTTCCAGGACTTTGGAACGGCTCAATGTCTGACTGGAATACGGTGTTTGTGGAAGTTCCGTTGATTACCTTCAACCCCGTCAAAACCGTCAACGATTTGCTTCGTAAAGAGCACCAAGCGTAA
- a CDS encoding (deoxy)nucleoside triphosphate pyrophosphohydrolase → MAIPPESSKKIVVVPCAIFEKDGCVFSAQRKEGMSLALKWEFPGGKVDEGETEIEALHREIMEELSVEIEIGVRLEPAYKEDPNRIICLVPYVCRMLTSPIVLTEHQQYKWVRLEEVHKLDWAEADLEVIETFLHYLDVSKLRRHKTKLKC, encoded by the coding sequence ATGGCAATCCCACCCGAAAGTTCAAAAAAAATTGTGGTAGTACCCTGCGCTATCTTTGAAAAAGATGGGTGTGTCTTTTCGGCCCAGCGCAAGGAAGGGATGTCACTGGCTTTAAAATGGGAGTTCCCTGGCGGAAAAGTGGATGAAGGCGAAACTGAAATAGAGGCACTTCACCGCGAAATTATGGAGGAGCTGAGTGTAGAAATTGAAATAGGAGTACGCCTTGAACCTGCTTACAAAGAAGACCCTAATCGCATTATCTGCCTTGTACCTTACGTGTGTCGGATGCTTACCTCGCCCATCGTTTTGACCGAACACCAACAATACAAATGGGTTCGGCTGGAAGAGGTTCACAAACTAGATTGGGCCGAAGCCGACCTAGAAGTCATCGAAACTTTTCTTCACTATTTAGACGTTAGTAAACTACGTCGCCATAAGACAAAGTTAAAGTGTTGA
- a CDS encoding metallophosphoesterase yields the protein MAPVLLKRRFLVLVGFALLITVCASNALFAQKIVRGPYLQMGSSTGIVVRWRTDVAVVSKLTYGSSSSQKTQSVSRDVPTTEHEVSITGLTPNSVYYYGIQVNGTTYEGDSYYFKTAPPTGSKQKVRIWAMGDAGDGSPNQREVRDAYLKRIQNDNRQTDAVLFLGDNAYAIGTDEEYQNNFFNIYQDYFFKNNVIWAIPGNHEYYSGTPTRREVAYFQIFSQPQNGESGGVPSGSEMNYSFDYGNVHVVALDSYGIEQDKYRLYDTLSPQVEWLKKDLAANRLPWTIVMFHHPPYTKNSHDSDTETELVRIRENLNPILERYKVDLVLSGHSHLYERSRPTRGHTGLAPTFNEAAHLTSTSSGKYDNSPNSCAYVKNGGDEGVIYVVAGSSGRNNGLDGPAHPAMPFKNFQNGGSVVIEVEDNRLNFEWLCNDGVVRDQFTIFKNVNKTTQLKARHGEVVTLKPSWKGAAKWSNGSSEPTLSFTLTGDTTLTVRDEAGCLLDRFVVSVSEKPTLSFDKPLATVCAGEALSIPFSVTNTDRNRWKYTLQLSDNQGNFSQPVTLSTASNEAFSATLPTSLPSGDNYRLRIVANVAGIPPVVSTGFRIQQKPTATLSGAATIEAGQSTPLTLQFSGSGPWTYQLSGGPAATTSTNPLTISISPLTTTTYTVTSVSNACGTGTTNGNARVEVTPKIATQMPTGVILCDESVFDLPFTVTGGFDTGIGFEAQLSDKEGNFTTPRTVGSGSQSPLKVTIPASVEIGGSYRLRIKPTQNARASLTPSDVFSLKQRAKATLSGDTTIAFGGEAKLKLSVQGTFPVTYVLSDNNTASVSNNVSSISVKPALETTYTLKSVTNVCGNGSVGGSARVNVLLTAIAPVSDEDLRVLPNPTHSKVKVEAKIFGQKSGDWELLDAQGKTLNKGYFRKGVLQGMEISLENVPVGTYLLHFVVEGQTIVRKVVKL from the coding sequence ATGGCTCCAGTTCTACTTAAACGCCGTTTTTTAGTCCTTGTTGGGTTTGCACTTCTAATAACCGTTTGTGCTTCCAATGCCCTTTTTGCCCAAAAAATTGTACGAGGCCCTTACCTCCAAATGGGTTCTTCAACGGGCATCGTAGTGCGTTGGCGGACAGACGTGGCGGTGGTTAGTAAGCTCACTTATGGTAGTTCTTCTTCCCAAAAAACGCAAAGCGTTAGCCGCGACGTTCCCACGACCGAACACGAAGTAAGCATCACTGGTCTTACCCCCAACTCAGTCTATTATTACGGAATCCAGGTCAATGGTACAACCTATGAAGGAGATTCATATTATTTCAAAACAGCTCCACCCACGGGTAGTAAACAGAAAGTACGTATTTGGGCCATGGGGGATGCAGGCGATGGTTCTCCCAACCAGCGGGAAGTTCGAGACGCCTACTTAAAACGTATTCAAAACGACAACCGCCAAACCGACGCTGTTTTATTTCTTGGCGACAACGCCTACGCCATCGGTACGGACGAAGAATACCAGAACAATTTCTTCAATATTTACCAAGACTATTTCTTCAAAAACAACGTCATTTGGGCCATTCCTGGGAATCATGAATACTATTCAGGAACACCTACCCGCCGTGAGGTTGCCTATTTTCAGATTTTCTCCCAACCCCAAAACGGCGAGTCGGGCGGTGTTCCGTCGGGGTCGGAAATGAATTATTCGTTTGATTACGGGAATGTACACGTAGTAGCCTTGGACTCTTACGGCATTGAGCAAGACAAATACCGATTGTACGATACGCTCAGCCCACAGGTAGAATGGCTCAAAAAAGACTTAGCCGCCAATCGCCTTCCGTGGACAATTGTGATGTTTCACCACCCACCTTACACCAAAAACTCGCATGACTCGGATACGGAAACGGAATTGGTTCGTATCCGTGAAAACTTGAACCCTATTTTAGAGCGATACAAAGTTGATTTGGTACTGAGCGGTCATAGCCACTTGTACGAACGTTCGCGCCCTACGCGGGGTCATACGGGGCTTGCCCCGACTTTCAACGAAGCCGCTCATTTGACCAGCACTTCTTCTGGCAAATACGACAACAGCCCCAATTCGTGTGCATACGTCAAAAATGGAGGTGATGAAGGCGTTATTTACGTAGTTGCAGGTTCTTCGGGGCGTAACAACGGACTCGATGGCCCCGCCCACCCCGCGATGCCTTTCAAAAACTTCCAAAACGGTGGTTCTGTCGTTATCGAAGTAGAAGACAACCGCCTCAATTTTGAATGGCTTTGTAACGACGGCGTGGTTCGTGATCAATTTACGATTTTCAAAAACGTCAATAAAACGACACAACTCAAAGCTCGCCACGGAGAAGTCGTGACGCTAAAGCCGTCGTGGAAAGGCGCAGCAAAATGGTCCAATGGTAGTAGTGAGCCTACGTTGTCTTTTACTCTTACAGGTGACACTACCCTCACTGTCCGCGACGAAGCGGGTTGTTTGTTGGATCGTTTCGTAGTTTCGGTAAGCGAAAAGCCTACTCTTTCGTTCGATAAACCTCTGGCCACTGTCTGCGCTGGTGAGGCTCTTTCTATTCCCTTTTCTGTAACCAACACTGACCGCAACCGCTGGAAATACACTTTACAATTATCTGATAATCAAGGCAATTTTTCACAACCCGTCACCCTTTCCACCGCAAGTAACGAAGCATTTTCTGCCACCTTACCCACCTCACTCCCTTCGGGCGACAACTATCGTTTGCGCATTGTAGCCAACGTAGCAGGGATTCCTCCAGTTGTATCTACAGGTTTTCGCATTCAGCAAAAACCGACGGCTACTTTGAGCGGCGCAGCAACCATCGAGGCAGGGCAAAGTACCCCACTTACACTCCAATTTTCGGGTTCGGGGCCATGGACGTACCAGCTTTCGGGCGGCCCCGCTGCGACCACTTCCACCAACCCATTGACCATCTCCATTTCGCCGCTTACAACCACCACTTATACCGTCACCTCCGTAAGCAATGCCTGCGGAACAGGCACCACCAACGGAAATGCACGCGTGGAAGTAACGCCCAAAATCGCTACCCAAATGCCTACGGGAGTTATACTTTGCGACGAATCGGTGTTCGATTTGCCTTTCACCGTCACAGGAGGGTTTGATACAGGCATTGGCTTTGAGGCTCAATTATCAGACAAAGAAGGCAACTTTACCACTCCTCGCACTGTCGGAAGTGGCAGCCAAAGCCCCCTTAAAGTTACGATTCCTGCTAGTGTAGAAATCGGCGGCAGTTATCGTTTACGTATAAAGCCCACCCAAAATGCCAGAGCGAGCCTCACACCAAGCGACGTTTTTTCGCTCAAACAACGCGCCAAAGCAACCCTTAGTGGCGACACGACAATTGCGTTTGGAGGGGAAGCTAAGCTAAAATTAAGTGTTCAAGGCACGTTTCCTGTGACGTACGTTCTTTCGGACAATAACACGGCCAGTGTCTCCAATAATGTTAGCAGTATCAGCGTAAAACCAGCCTTAGAAACCACCTATACACTCAAATCAGTGACAAACGTATGTGGAAACGGAAGCGTTGGTGGCAGTGCGCGCGTGAATGTTCTTCTCACGGCCATTGCGCCTGTTTCTGACGAAGACTTGCGGGTATTACCCAACCCGACCCACAGCAAAGTCAAAGTAGAAGCTAAAATTTTTGGTCAAAAATCAGGCGATTGGGAATTATTGGATGCGCAAGGAAAAACCCTCAACAAAGGATACTTCCGAAAAGGAGTGTTGCAAGGAATGGAAATTTCGTTAGAAAACGTACCTGTGGGTACCTATTTACTTCACTTTGTGGTAGAGGGGCAAACGATTGTTCGTAAAGTTGTGAAACTGTAA
- a CDS encoding penicillin acylase family protein, which translates to MKYIRALLSLLVAGGLTYIFSRPLGPAPALGPFFSPFTGFWQNAESPDKQPPADIKLQGLKGEVTVKYDDNGVPHIFADNDEDLYFAQGFIIARDRLWQMDFYSRVAAGRLSEVMGPLALDFDRYNRRLQLPEGAEKLAQSFTQDPTSKLIVDAYSAGVNAYIQQVSYKDLAIEYKILGYTPEAWSPLKTALVEMVMRKDMNARSDDYRMANALAKFGKETMNDLFPDYPVEESPIVPSGTKWDFTPLAVPKVPELMKASIAANLDLEAENPGIGSNNWAVHGSRTASGLPLLANDPHLGLSLPSIWYQMQLVSPTVNVYGVCVPGWPGIGIGFNKDIAWGMTNVGSDVFDLFQIQFKDNTFKEYKYGNDWRPVTSRVNEFKVKGSPEIIRDTVLYTHHGPILYSQGQKPFFSDLPVGHALTWVGPVAAGNSVKALYLINHGKNYDDYRQILPYLAAPGFNVVFASNQNDVAITSAGYFPLKWKEQGKYSLDGANPEHEWKAWIPVEQTPYVKNPARGFVSSANQFPTDPSYPYYLGWKFAPAERGIRINERLGNMTKATPDSLRLLQNDNFNVEARRILPELLKYLEKDPNAKALPAYGVLAKWNLRNDPNEIAPTIFERFVRELRLAIWEDEFPTQDEKAPMSQPTRDRTWAMLQKQPNAKWFDNVKTTDKIETAADIITTTFKATIDSLTVKYGPYNPQTWVWGTAKGTDIKHLVPLFKSFSRMDVINGGGAGIVNATTEAGHGPSWRMVVQLDKTWPKAYGLYPGGQSGNPGSPHYDNMVDKWAKGELNELVFLKSKDEQHPRIKSTVKLQR; encoded by the coding sequence ATGAAATACATCCGTGCGTTGTTGAGTCTGCTGGTAGCTGGTGGATTGACGTACATTTTTAGCCGCCCGCTTGGGCCTGCTCCTGCTTTGGGGCCTTTTTTTAGTCCGTTTACAGGTTTTTGGCAAAACGCCGAGTCGCCCGATAAACAACCCCCAGCCGACATTAAACTTCAAGGGCTCAAAGGCGAAGTTACGGTCAAATACGACGACAACGGAGTCCCGCACATCTTTGCCGACAACGACGAAGACTTGTATTTCGCCCAAGGTTTCATCATTGCCCGCGACCGTCTTTGGCAAATGGACTTTTACAGCCGCGTGGCAGCAGGGCGTTTGAGCGAAGTAATGGGGCCTTTGGCACTTGATTTTGACCGCTATAATCGCCGTCTCCAACTACCCGAAGGCGCCGAAAAATTGGCACAGTCATTTACCCAAGACCCTACCTCTAAACTCATTGTGGATGCTTATTCCGCAGGGGTAAATGCTTACATTCAACAGGTTTCATACAAGGACTTGGCCATCGAGTATAAAATTCTTGGCTATACCCCCGAAGCTTGGTCGCCGCTCAAAACAGCCTTGGTCGAAATGGTGATGCGCAAAGACATGAATGCGCGCTCGGACGACTACCGCATGGCCAACGCTCTGGCGAAGTTTGGGAAAGAGACCATGAACGACCTCTTTCCTGACTATCCCGTAGAAGAGTCACCGATTGTACCCTCGGGCACAAAATGGGATTTTACGCCGCTTGCCGTTCCCAAAGTACCCGAACTCATGAAAGCGAGCATCGCCGCCAATCTTGACCTCGAAGCCGAAAACCCAGGTATTGGCTCCAACAACTGGGCGGTTCACGGTTCGCGTACAGCCTCTGGGTTGCCTTTGCTCGCCAACGACCCCCACTTAGGATTAAGTCTTCCTTCTATTTGGTACCAAATGCAGTTGGTTTCACCCACGGTCAACGTCTATGGCGTGTGTGTACCGGGTTGGCCAGGTATTGGTATTGGGTTCAACAAAGACATTGCTTGGGGCATGACCAACGTCGGTTCGGACGTGTTTGACTTGTTCCAAATTCAGTTCAAAGACAACACTTTCAAAGAATATAAATACGGCAACGACTGGCGTCCTGTGACGTCGAGGGTCAACGAATTTAAGGTAAAAGGCTCGCCCGAAATCATCCGTGATACCGTCCTTTATACCCACCACGGCCCAATTCTTTATAGCCAAGGACAAAAGCCATTCTTTTCCGATTTACCCGTTGGTCATGCACTTACGTGGGTAGGCCCCGTAGCTGCGGGAAATTCGGTGAAAGCGCTGTACCTCATCAACCACGGTAAAAATTACGACGATTACCGTCAAATTTTACCCTATTTGGCAGCACCTGGTTTCAACGTTGTGTTTGCCAGCAATCAAAACGACGTTGCCATTACCTCAGCAGGGTATTTTCCGTTGAAATGGAAAGAGCAGGGCAAATATTCGCTCGATGGCGCTAACCCTGAACACGAATGGAAAGCGTGGATTCCCGTGGAGCAAACGCCTTACGTCAAAAACCCTGCCCGTGGTTTTGTAAGTTCGGCCAATCAGTTCCCTACTGACCCTTCTTACCCGTATTATTTGGGGTGGAAATTTGCACCCGCCGAACGGGGGATTCGTATCAATGAGCGTTTAGGCAACATGACCAAAGCAACCCCCGACAGTTTACGTCTCCTCCAAAATGATAACTTCAACGTAGAAGCACGCCGCATTCTGCCCGAATTACTCAAGTATTTGGAAAAAGACCCCAACGCCAAAGCTTTGCCAGCCTACGGCGTGTTGGCCAAATGGAACTTACGCAACGACCCCAACGAAATCGCCCCAACCATTTTTGAGCGTTTCGTAAGAGAACTTCGCTTAGCGATTTGGGAAGATGAGTTTCCAACCCAAGACGAAAAAGCGCCCATGTCTCAGCCTACCCGTGACCGTACGTGGGCCATGCTTCAAAAACAACCCAATGCGAAGTGGTTTGACAACGTAAAAACGACTGATAAAATAGAAACCGCCGCTGACATTATTACGACTACCTTCAAAGCTACCATTGACTCGCTTACGGTAAAATACGGGCCGTACAATCCACAAACGTGGGTTTGGGGGACTGCCAAAGGAACTGACATCAAGCACCTTGTACCGTTGTTCAAGTCGTTTTCGCGCATGGATGTCATCAATGGCGGTGGCGCAGGCATTGTCAATGCAACGACCGAAGCAGGCCACGGCCCATCGTGGCGAATGGTGGTGCAGCTCGACAAAACGTGGCCTAAAGCCTACGGTTTGTACCCAGGCGGGCAGTCGGGCAACCCAGGTAGCCCACACTACGACAACATGGTGGATAAATGGGCTAAAGGCGAACTCAACGAGCTTGTGTTTTTGAAGTCGAAAGACGAACAACACCCTCGCATCAAATCAACCGTCAAATTACAACGCTAA
- a CDS encoding AI-2E family transporter, producing MQKSFPFSLRLAGWLLSSVIIVYILYVLRETIVPLTFSVLFSVLLYPICAFLERWRFPRLLAITIAQIIFFAVLVGLIYLASIQIISFGEELPRLEKKANYWIDQGQDFLSDNFGMSRRKQISEGRKYLTEALKNSASVLTGAVATTTGTLASATLVPLFVFFFLLYRDFFRQFFYKLFDSRHKRRVDQAIRRIYEVVQGYLVGLVSVILIVGVLNSAGLLLLGVPHAIFFGFFASCLLLIPYIGLLIGSILPALMALVALDSPMYSLGVLAVFGVIQVLEGNFITPYIVGSKVSVNPLASMIVLIFGGQLWGVSGLILALPVTAIVKVVFDSVEALKPFGYLLGEAEDRAPLDWPTFDKKQ from the coding sequence ATGCAAAAATCATTTCCTTTTTCCCTTCGACTCGCGGGGTGGCTTCTCTCGTCGGTGATTATTGTTTATATTTTGTACGTTCTCCGCGAGACCATCGTCCCCCTTACCTTTTCGGTTTTATTTTCCGTGCTTCTGTACCCAATCTGTGCTTTTTTAGAACGTTGGCGTTTTCCACGATTATTGGCCATTACTATTGCCCAAATCATCTTTTTTGCCGTTTTGGTAGGATTAATTTATCTGGCTTCCATTCAAATCATCAGCTTTGGAGAAGAACTTCCTCGTTTGGAGAAAAAAGCTAATTATTGGATTGACCAAGGACAAGATTTTTTAAGTGATAACTTTGGCATGAGCCGGCGCAAACAAATTAGCGAAGGCCGTAAGTACCTCACCGAAGCCCTCAAAAACAGTGCGTCGGTCTTGACGGGTGCCGTCGCTACCACCACGGGTACGCTGGCCTCAGCCACGCTTGTTCCTTTGTTTGTATTTTTCTTTCTGCTTTACCGCGACTTTTTCCGTCAGTTTTTTTACAAATTGTTTGATAGTCGCCACAAACGCCGCGTCGATCAAGCCATTCGACGGATTTATGAAGTCGTGCAAGGCTACCTCGTGGGGTTGGTATCGGTTATTCTGATTGTGGGAGTACTCAATTCCGCAGGCTTGCTGCTGCTTGGTGTTCCACACGCCATTTTCTTTGGATTTTTTGCGTCTTGTTTATTGCTTATCCCTTACATCGGTCTGCTGATTGGCTCTATTTTGCCCGCCTTAATGGCCTTGGTTGCGCTCGATTCGCCTATGTATTCACTAGGTGTATTGGCCGTTTTTGGGGTTATTCAAGTACTGGAAGGAAATTTTATTACGCCTTACATCGTCGGTTCTAAAGTGAGCGTCAACCCGCTGGCTTCCATGATTGTCTTAATTTTTGGGGGACAACTTTGGGGTGTTTCGGGCTTGATTTTAGCCCTGCCTGTTACGGCCATTGTGAAAGTAGTTTTTGATTCGGTCGAAGCCCTCAAACCTTTTGGTTATTTATTGGGAGAAGCCGAAGACCGCGCGCCACTCGACTGGCCTACATTTGATAAAAAACAGTAA